The genomic interval TGGGCGATAAAGTTGTTTTATTAAGTTTTATTTATGCCACCTGCAGTGATGTCAATGGTTGCCCTTTAGCAACGATGGTTTTTCATAAAATTAAAAAACGTCTTTTAAAAGAACCTGAATTGGCTAAAAAACTACGTCTATTGACCTTAAGTTTTAATCCGTTATTGGATACCCCCGAAAAAATGCGGGTTTATGGAAAAAACTTTCAAAGTAAACCTTTAGAATGGAAGTTTTTAACGACAGAATCAGAAAAAGAATTACAGCCTATTTTGAAGAATTATCAACAGAATATTCAAAAAATATATAATCAACAAGGTGAATTTACAGGGACCTTTTCGCATTTATTACGAGTTTATTTAATTGATAAAAACAAAACGATTCGTAATATTTATAGTGTGGATTTTTTACATGCTGATACCTTAATTAATGATATGAAAACTTTATTAGAAGGTAATCACGCGGTGATTGAAAGTGAGTCTAATCACGTTTCGTTAACAACCGATGATACTAAACATAATTATCAGCATAAAGAGTATCAAACCCACTCGACGGCCTTAAAACAACGTCAAGGAAAGCCTGCGAATTTATTAAAAAATAGTCTGCACCCACCTTTAGGATTGCCTGCAATTACGTTTCCTAAAAATAATTCGCAAACGCGTGAAAAAATAGCGCTAGGTCGAAAGCTCTTTTATGATCGCCGTTTATCCATTAACAACACCTTTTCATGTGCGATGTGCCATATTCCTGAGCAGGGATTTGGAAGTGATGAAATGGCCACCTCAGTGGGAGTTGAAGGTCGAACGGTCAGACGTAATGCCCCGACGTTATATAATGTGGCTTATATGGAAAATTTATTTCATGATGGCCGTGAGAATACGTTGGAACAGCAAGCGTGGTCACCCTTATTAGCTCATAATGAAATGGCCAACCCTTCGATTGGCTATGTGATTAATAAAATTAAACAGCAGGTGGATTATAAGGGTTTATTTGAAGCGGCCTTTAATCGTGAGGCGGGTATGGAAACGATAGGGAAGGCTTTAGCCAGTTATCAGCGCAGTTTAAATGCGGCAGATTCTGACTTTGATCGTTGGCATTACGGCAAACAAACTAACGCATTAAGTAATAATGAAAAGAAGGGGTATGCGTTATTTATAGGTAAAGCAGGCTGTAATCAATGTCATTTAATCCATGAGAAACAGGCCTTATTGATGGATCAAAAACTTCATAATACAGGGATAGGCTATCAACAAAGTATGGCGAAATCACCTGAAAAACAATCATTGCAAATAGCGGCGGGGCAATTTATTGAGGTTAAGACGGATGTGATTAAACGTGTTACAGAGCCTAAAATGGCCGATTTGGGTTTATATGAAATAACCGAAAAACCTACGGATCGTTGGAAGTATAAAACCCCCACCTTACGCAACATAGAATTAACGGCTCCGTATATGCACAATGGCCAGTTACAAAGTTTAGAGGCCGTGGTTGATTTTTATAATCAAGGGGGCATTGCGAATGAAAATTTAGATTCACGGGTTACCCCTTTAAATTTATCAACAGAAGAGCAGGGGGAGTTGGTTTCTTTTTTGAAAAGCCTAACAGGAAATAATGTGGACGTGCTGGTTAGTGACGGACTTGCGGCTCCGATTGGAGAACCCTAAGAATTTAATAACACCTGAAATCTGAGTGGGTTTCTGTGAAGTCTTTGTTTTTTGTGACCGTCTACTGAGGCTCTAACGGTTCTACACAAGAACGCACCTTAAATCCTCTCCTACCTGCCTTGTTTGCTGTAACGTTAAACGTTTTTTATCCGCCATTGTTCGTAACGAAGGAACGGTAAACAAACCACGGCCTTCATCTCCTAGAATGACAGGAGCCATATAAATAATCCATTGATCCACTAACCCTGATTCCAATAAGGCCCCATTCAACACCGCGCCCGCTTCTACTAAAACCTCATTGACCTGCTCCGAGGCTAATAATAAAAAAACCGCCTTTAAATCTAATCGTCCTTGTTTTGACGGTAATACAAACACCTCAAAGCCAACCGCTTCCAATGCTCGTTTTTTAATCGCATTTTCTGAACACGTTAAAATAAGGCTTCGACCTTCAAGCTCTAACATACGCGCATTTAAGGGCATCTGTAATTGACTGTCTAAAACAACACGAATCGGTTGTAATACCTCCGTTTCCAAACGAACATTAAGGCGTGGATTATCCGCAAGCACCGTGTTTATACCTGTTAAAATAGCCGAACTTTTAGCCCTTAACCGTTGAACATCTTCACGGGCCTTATCCCCCGTAATCCACTTGCTTTCTCCCGAAGCCATTGCCGTGCGACCATCTAAACTCATGGCTAATTTACTCCGAATAAAGGGCAAGCCCTCGGTCATCCGTTTAATAAAACCTTGATTTAAAAGCCGTGCATCTGCTTCCAAAACCCCTGATAAAACCTCAATCCCTGCTTGTTGAAGTTTTACTAGCCCTTTTCCTGCCACTAAAGGGTTCGGATCTTGCATGGCAACGACAACACGAGCAACCTTTGCCTGAATCAACGCCTCACAACAGGGGGGCGTTTTTCCATAATGACTGCAAGGTTCTAAAGTCACATAAGCGGTCGCGCCCACAACATCCGTTGCTTTTTTTAAGGCTTCAATTTCTGCATGACCCTGTCCAGCCCATTGATGCCAGCCCTCAGCAATAATTTTATTCGCCTTGACTAAAACACAGCCCACGCGGGGGTTAGGATCGGTGGTATAACGTCCTTTTTTAGCTAAAGCCAGAGCTTTTGCCATATAAACTGCATCGTGTGTCATCATCATATTTTTTTAAAGAATCGCTAAAGCGGCTTTATAATCAGGTTCATTCGTAATTTCTTCCACTAATTCGCTATAAATCACCTGATTATCTTCATCAAGAATCATCACTGCACGCGCCGTTAAACCTTTCAGTAAACCATCCGTCAAACGTACCCCATAATCATCGGCAAAATCACTCCGAAAACAAGAGAGTGGCTGTACGCCTTTAATGGTTTCAACCTCACAAAAACGCCCTTGTGCAAACGGCAAATCTGCTGAAATCACTAAGATCACCGTATTATCTAAACGCGCGGCTTTTTCATTAAAGTGTCGTGTCGAGATGGCACAAGTTGGCGTATCTAAACTGGGAACAATCACCAGCACCTTGCGTTGTCCTTGAAAGTTTTTAAGGCTTAAGTTTTTTAATTGAGTGCTCACCAGTTCAAAATTAGGGGCTTTAGAACCGACAGAGGGTAAATCACCGCAGGTATGAATGGGTTTTCCATGAAATGTAATCGTTGCCATAATAAATGTTAAATTAATAGTGTAAAAAATAAAGTCACCTATTTTAGCAAAGTGACTGTTTTAAATCATGATGACTTAATTTAATTAGAGTCCTATTCGCTAAACGCAATGAGTTTAAGCTAAAAAATCGGTCGATTCCCCGCTTGTTCCTATTAAAATAGTGTTTTAATGTTACCCACTGCTCGTTAATTAAAGATCAACCCTTACAGGTATAATGAGCTAACTTTTTATTTTTTAGAAAACGTTTAAACAAGAACTTATGGAATTTACTTTAAAAAATACCGACGGTCATGCTCGTCGTGGACAATTAACCTTTGAACGTGGCGTTATTGAAACCCCTATTTTTATGCCCGTAGGCACCTATGGAACGGTTAAAGCCTTAACGCCTGAAGAACTCAAAGGGATTGGCGCGCAAATTATTCTCGGTAATACCTTTCATTTAATGTTACGCCCTGGTGTCGAAGTCATTAAAGCTCACGGTGATTTACATGACTTTATGCACTGGGACAAACCTATTTTGACGGATTCAGGCGGCTTTCAAGTTTTTAGTTTAGGTGATTTACGCAAAATTACCGAAGCAGGGGTTACTTTTAAATCACCTATTAATGGCTCTTCTATTTTCATGGGGCCTGAAGAATCTATGCACGTTCAACGTGATTTAGGCTCGGATATTGTCATGATTTTTGACGAATGTACCCCTTATCCTGCAACCCACAAGGAAGCGGCGGATTCTATGCGACTTTCCTTACGCTGGGCGCAACGGAGTAAACAAGCTCATGGTGATAACCCAGCGGCTTTATTCGGTATTATTCAAGGCGGAATGTATGATGACCTGCGTCAAGAATCTATGGATGGACTCGTTGATCTTGGCTTTGATGGGTATGCTATTGGTGGGTTGTCCGTTGGTGAACCTAAAGATGAAATGATGGCCACCTTAGAGGGCTTACATTCTAAAATGCCTTCTGATAAACCGCGTTATTTAATGGGCGTTGGTACCCCAGAAGATTTGGTGGAAGCGGTTAGACGTGGTATTGATCTGTTTGACTGTGTTATGCCAACACGCAATGCACGCAATGGACATCTGTTTACATCAACGGGGGTGATTAAAATTCGCAATAGTCAATATAAATTAGATACCCGCCCTTTAGATGAATCATGTGAATGTTATACCTGCCAAAATTATTCGCGGGCTTATCTAAAACATTTAGATAAATGTCATGAAATGTTGGGATCACGCTTAAATACAATCCATAATCTTTATTACTATTTAAACCTAATGCAGGACTTACGGGATGCAATTGCCGCTCAAAAATTAGAAACTTTTGTAAAACATTTTTATCAACAACGCGAAAAATCCGTGCCAACTGTGGCATAATAGACGGTTTTATTGGCAACTTGTCAATGGACACTATTTTAAATTTTAAGAATAATTAAGGAAAATCATGAGTTTTTTTATTTCGGATGCAATGGCAGAAGCCGCAGCACCTGCTGCTCAACCAGGTATTGAAGGAATGTTGTTTCCTTTAGCCATTTTAGCTTTTTTCTATTTTATGTTTATACGTCCTCAATCTAAACGGACAAAAGAACAAAAGTCAATGTTAGAAGCGTTAAATAAAGGGACCGAAGTCGTAACCAGTGGTGGAATTTTAGGCAAAGTGACAGAAATTGACGATAATTTTGTCAAACTTGAAATTGCTGATAATAATTTTATCCAAGTACAACGCCACGCTATAGCAAATATGATGCCAAAAGGAACCTATAAAGCGATGGGTAAAAAATCCTCAACCTTAGCAAAAACTAAAAAATCTTAATTTAAGGTTTAGTCATCTTTATTTGTTGGAAAAATCATGCAAAACCATTTCCCTTTATGGAAAAATTTAATAATTCTGATCGTCTTTGTTGTCGGAATTATTTATGCATTACCCAATTTATTTGGTAATGACCCTTCTGTACAACTCGCTTCTAGTGCCACGACTAAATTAGAACAAAAACAAGCCGATATCATTAAAGCTGAGTTAGATAAAGCAGGATTGAATCTTAAAGAATTTGAATTTAAAAATAATAAAGTATTAGTTCGTTTTAACAATACAGATGATCAACTAAACGCTTCTGATTTATTAAAAGCTAAAATGGGCAATGATATTACGGTTGCTTTAAATTTAGCCCCTGCAACCCCTACTTGGCTAAGGGCTTTAAATGCAAGCCCTATGTATTTAGGCTTAGATTTACGCGGTGGGGTTCATTTTCTATTAGAAGTTGATATGGACGCTGCGGTAAAACAAGCCGAAGAGCGTTATAACCTGGATGTAAAAGCGGCGTTACGCTCTCATAAAATTCGTTATCAATCGGTTGCTAAAAGTAAGGGCGCGATTAAAGTTACCTTAAAGAATTCGGCGGATACCCTAGCAACACTGGATTTTTTAAGTCGTGATTTCCGAGATTTAAATATCAAGGAATCCCCTGAATCTGAAAATACGTTGTTAGTCACCCTTTCTGAGCAAGAAAAACAAGAGATTAAAAAATTTGCTTTAGATCAAAACATGACCACCTTACGTAATCGTGTCAATGAAATAGGGGTAGCCGAACCTGTTATTCAACAACAAGGTGACAACCGTATTGTTATCCAGTTACCCGGTGTGCAAGATACCACTAAAGCAAAAGCTATTTTAGGTAAAACAGCTACCTTAGAGTATCGTTTAGTTGACGTTGAACATGATGTACAAAAAGCGGTGCAAGGCTTACCTGTTATAGGAAGTCGCTTGTATTATGAAGTCGATGGAACTCCAATTTTACTGAAACGTCGTGTCATCGTAACGGGGGCTGAAATTATTGATGCTGCCTATACAATGGATCAAAATAATGCCCCCGCAGTCTCCATTACCTTAAATGGGGTCGGTGCGAAAAAAATGGGTAAAATGACTCAGAAAAATGTCGGTAAACCGATGGCCGTTGTCTTTATTGAATACAAGCCTAAAACCCGCATTGTCAAAGGGAAAACAGAAAAATATAAAGAAAAAATTGAAAAGGTTATTAGTGTCGCCACGATTCGAGATTCATTTAGTAAGCGTTTTCAAACCACAGGATTAGGTAATGCAGAAGAAGCCCGTACTTTATCCTTATTATTAAGAGCAGGCGCATTAGCTGCTCCCGTTGATATTATTGAAGAACGTACAGTCGGCCCCAGTTTAGGACAAGATAATATTGATAAAGGCTTTAACTCCGTTATTGTCGGGTTAGCACTCGTTTTGGTCTTCATGTTAGTTTATTATCGCTTATTTGGGCTGGTGGCTAATGTTGCACTGGCGTTTAACCTTATTGTTATTGTCGCGGTTTTATCAATGATACAAGCGACATTAACGTTACCTGGAATCGCGGGTATCGTTTTAACCGTAGGTATGGCGGTTGATGCCAATGTTTTAATTTTTGAACGGATTAAAGAAGAAATTAAAAATGGAAACACCCCGCAATCAAGTATTTTTTCAGGTTATGAAAAAGCCTTTGCCACTATTTTTGATGCCAATATTACAACGCTGTTAGTGGCCTTAGTCTTATTTGGTTTTGGAACAGGCCCGATTAAAGGCTTTGCGATTACCTTATCCATTGGTATTTTAAGTTCAATGTTTACCTCAATTTTAGGAACACGAATGTTGATTAACTGGTTTTATGGCAAACGCCGTGTAGAAAAACTTTCTATTTAATTGTTGTGGATAAAAAAAATGTTTAAACAAGAACTCGATTTTTTAGGTAAACGAAAGTTTGCGATGATTTTATCCGCAATTTTACTCCTTATTTCTATTGCTTCCTTAGCGATCAATGGATTAAAGCTGGGAATTGACTTTACAGGCGGGACACTGGTTGAAGTCGGCTATAAACAAGCTGCTGATTTAACCGTATTACGTGAAACATTAGGAAAAAGTGGTTTTGATGATGCAACTGTCCAAAATTTTGGGACGGCAAAAGATGTCTTAATTCGTTTAAAACCGAAAGAAGGCATGAGTAACGCAGAACTTAGTACACAAATTTTAGCGGCGGTTAATAAAAACAGCACTGAAAAAGCCGAAGTACGACGCGTTGAATTTGTAGGGCCTCAAGTGGGCGATGAACTAGCCGAAGATGGCGGGTTAGCTCTGTTATATTCGATGTTTGGAATTTTACTGTATGTTGCATGGCGATTTGAGTATAAATTTTCATTAGGTTCTGTGGCGGCTCTTTCTCATGATGTTTTAATTACATTGGGCTTTTTTTCGGTCTTACAATTAGAATTTGACCTAACAGTTTTAGCGGCCATTTTAGCGGTCATTGGTTATTCGTTGAATGATACGATTGTGGTTTATGATCGTATTCGAGAGAATTTTAGAAATTTGCGAATGGATTCAGCGGAAGAAATTATGAATATTTCTTTAAATCAAACCTTAAGCAGAACCTTAATGACCTCGGTAACCACCGCGTTGGTATTAGCGGCGTTAGCGGTATTGGGTGGCGAAATTATTCATAACTTTGCCATTGCTTTATTGGTGGGTGTGGGTATTGGAACGTACTCGTCTATTTTTATTGCAAGCCCTGTGGTTTTAAGTTTAGGAATTAGTAAAGAAGATTTAATGATTCCTGTTGCAGAAGGGGCGGATATTGATGATATGCCGTAGTGATTATTTACTAAGTAATGAATAAAGTTGAACTTAAGGAATTAGCAGACATTAGAATTAAAGAATCCCAAATTCTTTTAAATGCACGTTGCTATCATGGTGCTTATTATTTAGCAGGTTACGCACTGGAATGTACCTTAAAAGCTTGTATTACAAAACAAGTACGTGCATTTGATTTTCCAGATAAGAAACTTGCTAATGATAGCTATACGCATGACTTGACCAAACTATTGAAAATATCTAATTTGAATCAAAAATTAAGAGAAGAAGAAAATAGAAGTTTAGCCTTTAAATTGAATTGGAATATCGTTAAAAGTTGGTCAGAAGAAGCCCGTTATGACTGTACAATAACCCCAATAAAAGCCAAAGAATTTTTTGAGGCAGTGACTAATAATGAATCAGGAGTATTGCCATGGCTAAAGAACTTTTTATAACCCAGGAACTTTCTCAAGAAATGCTTTTAGCAGGTGAAGCTTTAATTAAACATTTAGAAGACAAGCATTTAAAAGTACAAGCGGCTTTTTGGTTATTAGATACAGAAAAAGAAAGTTGGGCATTAATGATCGCATCACCTATCGTTGCTAAAAAAGGCGCAAGAGATTATTACAAACACATTAACGAAATTAATGAAGAGAGTGAATCAAAAGAAAAAAATATAATTTCTTTACATAATATTGAAGTAATTGATAACAATAACCGTTTTGTAAAAGCATTACATAATGTAAAAAATTCTAGCTTGTGGAATGATAAATATTGGAGAAATACCCGTCTTGGTAAAAATTTTCTTAGTAATATTTATTTTGAAGATATGTATATTTATCGGATGAATTAAGATTTTATCTTGTCTTAAATTAGTAGCCCTAGAAAACCAAGGAACACCCGATGCACAAGTATTAGCGGCTATGTTAGTTGCTAAAGAAATAAATCAAAATAAATACCCCATTTATGGGTTATTTGTGGTCGGTTTGGTTTGGAATTTTATTATTTTAGACAGCAATCATTATTGTATTAGTAAAAATTATAATGCCGATGATGAAAAAATAATTGATATTTTAAAAATGATAAAAATTTTAAAAAAATAATTAAAACCGAACTGACTTTACAGTAAAACCCTTTTAATTTATATATAATCCAACAGGAATAAACCATGGCTCTAGAACGTACTTTTTCTATTATCAAACCCGATGCGGTCGCTAAAAATGTTATCGGACAAATTTACAGTCGCTTTGAAGCAAAAGGCTTGCGTATTGTTGCGGCCAAAATGATTCAATTAACCCAAGCGCAAGCGGAAGGTTTTTATGCTGAACATAAAGAGCGTCCTTTCTTTAATGACTTAGTCAGCTTTATGATTTCAGGGCCTGTCATCATGCAAGTCTTAGAAGGTGAAGGCGCAGTCCTTGCAAATCGTGACATCATGGGCGCAACAAACCCTAAAGAAGCGGATGCGGGGACTATTCGTGCCGATTTCGCTGAGAGCATTGATGAAAATGCGGTTCACGGTTCGGATGCAACTGAAACCGCTGCAAGAGAAATTAGTTATTTTTTCTCTGATGATGAGCTTTGTGAGCGCGTCCGTTAAGTGTCCACGATTAATTTATTGGACTTAGACAGAAAAGGCATGGAGGCCTTTTTTGCCTCTATCGGCGAAAAACCTTTTCGTGCGACTCAAGTTCT from Methylococcales bacterium carries:
- a CDS encoding HEPN domain-containing protein, with protein sequence MNKVELKELADIRIKESQILLNARCYHGAYYLAGYALECTLKACITKQVRAFDFPDKKLANDSYTHDLTKLLKISNLNQKLREEENRSLAFKLNWNIVKSWSEEARYDCTITPIKAKEFFEAVTNNESGVLPWLKNFL
- the ndk gene encoding nucleoside-diphosphate kinase, translated to MALERTFSIIKPDAVAKNVIGQIYSRFEAKGLRIVAAKMIQLTQAQAEGFYAEHKERPFFNDLVSFMISGPVIMQVLEGEGAVLANRDIMGATNPKEADAGTIRADFAESIDENAVHGSDATETAAREISYFFSDDELCERVR
- the tpx gene encoding thiol peroxidase, with translation MATITFHGKPIHTCGDLPSVGSKAPNFELVSTQLKNLSLKNFQGQRKVLVIVPSLDTPTCAISTRHFNEKAARLDNTVILVISADLPFAQGRFCEVETIKGVQPLSCFRSDFADDYGVRLTDGLLKGLTARAVMILDEDNQVIYSELVEEITNEPDYKAALAIL
- the tgt gene encoding tRNA guanosine(34) transglycosylase Tgt, which encodes MEFTLKNTDGHARRGQLTFERGVIETPIFMPVGTYGTVKALTPEELKGIGAQIILGNTFHLMLRPGVEVIKAHGDLHDFMHWDKPILTDSGGFQVFSLGDLRKITEAGVTFKSPINGSSIFMGPEESMHVQRDLGSDIVMIFDECTPYPATHKEAADSMRLSLRWAQRSKQAHGDNPAALFGIIQGGMYDDLRQESMDGLVDLGFDGYAIGGLSVGEPKDEMMATLEGLHSKMPSDKPRYLMGVGTPEDLVEAVRRGIDLFDCVMPTRNARNGHLFTSTGVIKIRNSQYKLDTRPLDESCECYTCQNYSRAYLKHLDKCHEMLGSRLNTIHNLYYYLNLMQDLRDAIAAQKLETFVKHFYQQREKSVPTVA
- the secF gene encoding protein translocase subunit SecF, coding for MFKQELDFLGKRKFAMILSAILLLISIASLAINGLKLGIDFTGGTLVEVGYKQAADLTVLRETLGKSGFDDATVQNFGTAKDVLIRLKPKEGMSNAELSTQILAAVNKNSTEKAEVRRVEFVGPQVGDELAEDGGLALLYSMFGILLYVAWRFEYKFSLGSVAALSHDVLITLGFFSVLQLEFDLTVLAAILAVIGYSLNDTIVVYDRIRENFRNLRMDSAEEIMNISLNQTLSRTLMTSVTTALVLAALAVLGGEIIHNFAIALLVGVGIGTYSSIFIASPVVLSLGISKEDLMIPVAEGADIDDMP
- the yajC gene encoding preprotein translocase subunit YajC; its protein translation is MSFFISDAMAEAAAPAAQPGIEGMLFPLAILAFFYFMFIRPQSKRTKEQKSMLEALNKGTEVVTSGGILGKVTEIDDNFVKLEIADNNFIQVQRHAIANMMPKGTYKAMGKKSSTLAKTKKS
- the secD gene encoding protein translocase subunit SecD, yielding MQNHFPLWKNLIILIVFVVGIIYALPNLFGNDPSVQLASSATTKLEQKQADIIKAELDKAGLNLKEFEFKNNKVLVRFNNTDDQLNASDLLKAKMGNDITVALNLAPATPTWLRALNASPMYLGLDLRGGVHFLLEVDMDAAVKQAEERYNLDVKAALRSHKIRYQSVAKSKGAIKVTLKNSADTLATLDFLSRDFRDLNIKESPESENTLLVTLSEQEKQEIKKFALDQNMTTLRNRVNEIGVAEPVIQQQGDNRIVIQLPGVQDTTKAKAILGKTATLEYRLVDVEHDVQKAVQGLPVIGSRLYYEVDGTPILLKRRVIVTGAEIIDAAYTMDQNNAPAVSITLNGVGAKKMGKMTQKNVGKPMAVVFIEYKPKTRIVKGKTEKYKEKIEKVISVATIRDSFSKRFQTTGLGNAEEARTLSLLLRAGALAAPVDIIEERTVGPSLGQDNIDKGFNSVIVGLALVLVFMLVYYRLFGLVANVALAFNLIVIVAVLSMIQATLTLPGIAGIVLTVGMAVDANVLIFERIKEEIKNGNTPQSSIFSGYEKAFATIFDANITTLLVALVLFGFGTGPIKGFAITLSIGILSSMFTSILGTRMLINWFYGKRRVEKLSI
- the ribD gene encoding bifunctional diaminohydroxyphosphoribosylaminopyrimidine deaminase/5-amino-6-(5-phosphoribosylamino)uracil reductase RibD, encoding MMTHDAVYMAKALALAKKGRYTTDPNPRVGCVLVKANKIIAEGWHQWAGQGHAEIEALKKATDVVGATAYVTLEPCSHYGKTPPCCEALIQAKVARVVVAMQDPNPLVAGKGLVKLQQAGIEVLSGVLEADARLLNQGFIKRMTEGLPFIRSKLAMSLDGRTAMASGESKWITGDKAREDVQRLRAKSSAILTGINTVLADNPRLNVRLETEVLQPIRVVLDSQLQMPLNARMLELEGRSLILTCSENAIKKRALEAVGFEVFVLPSKQGRLDLKAVFLLLASEQVNEVLVEAGAVLNGALLESGLVDQWIIYMAPVILGDEGRGLFTVPSLRTMADKKRLTLQQTRQVGEDLRCVLV
- a CDS encoding cytochrome c peroxidase, which codes for MQIKFIFIIFIGLWAKFIHAENTVIRPQLAPGYGILEFTAPKVGSYQLNKLGKAHNGRVLTTQKQSKELFDFMGDKVVLLSFIYATCSDVNGCPLATMVFHKIKKRLLKEPELAKKLRLLTLSFNPLLDTPEKMRVYGKNFQSKPLEWKFLTTESEKELQPILKNYQQNIQKIYNQQGEFTGTFSHLLRVYLIDKNKTIRNIYSVDFLHADTLINDMKTLLEGNHAVIESESNHVSLTTDDTKHNYQHKEYQTHSTALKQRQGKPANLLKNSLHPPLGLPAITFPKNNSQTREKIALGRKLFYDRRLSINNTFSCAMCHIPEQGFGSDEMATSVGVEGRTVRRNAPTLYNVAYMENLFHDGRENTLEQQAWSPLLAHNEMANPSIGYVINKIKQQVDYKGLFEAAFNREAGMETIGKALASYQRSLNAADSDFDRWHYGKQTNALSNNEKKGYALFIGKAGCNQCHLIHEKQALLMDQKLHNTGIGYQQSMAKSPEKQSLQIAAGQFIEVKTDVIKRVTEPKMADLGLYEITEKPTDRWKYKTPTLRNIELTAPYMHNGQLQSLEAVVDFYNQGGIANENLDSRVTPLNLSTEEQGELVSFLKSLTGNNVDVLVSDGLAAPIGEP